A region from the Tachysurus vachellii isolate PV-2020 chromosome 25, HZAU_Pvac_v1, whole genome shotgun sequence genome encodes:
- the LOC132840298 gene encoding free fatty acid receptor 2-like: MIWGVNDNSFVLSMYIITLMTGFPGNLWSFYALIRKVKQEAKLTDVLLLNLNISDLIFLFFLPIFIKATADMGWEMSYFLCPLATYIFLINIYNSTLILTAVSVERYLGVIFAIKYKLNRHPRYAVITSVIIWMINLGHCSIVYYMQYNFSDGNKVGLDPANHNTCYWEFTEKQLNILLPECLGISIVFIFVPLIACCFCYINIIRALYQLDNIKPMKRCRAIGLAMSTLVIFMSCSIPFGVSHVVGYIMNSRPSWRVYALVSSSISVSLDPIVFYCSSKALRNTFRDYKPRLFMCLQHCCRCLVTNSSSDHTQHEGTIFENNKP; this comes from the coding sequence ATGATCTGGGGTGTGAACGACAACAGTTTTGTCTTGAGcatgtacatcatcacactgatgaCAGGTTTTCCAGGCAACCTGTGGTCCTTCTATGCCTTAATACGAAAGGTAAAACAAGAGGCTAAACTGACTGACGTGCTCCTCCTCAACCTGAACATCTCGGAtttgatttttctctttttcctccccATTTTCATTAAAGCGACAGCTGATATGGGATGGGAAATGAGTTACTTCCTCTGTCCTCTGGCAACTTACATCTTCTTGATTAACATCTATAATAGCACACTAATCTTAACAGCTGTTAGTGTGGAACGTTATCTGGGAGTCATTTTTGCCATCAAGTACAAACTCAATCGGCATCCTCGATATGCTGTGATTACCAGTGTAATCATTTGGATGATCAATTTGGGCCACTGTAGTATTGTTTACTACATGCAGTACAACTTTTCAGATGGAAATAAAGTTGGCCTTGATCCAGCCAACCATAACACCTGCTATTGGGAGTTCACTGAAAAACAGCTAAATATCCTGTTGCCTGAGTGTCTAGGGATCTCCATAGTCTTTATATTTGTACCACTGATAGCCTGTTGCTTTTGCTATATCAATATCATTCGTGCACTCTACCAACTAGACAACATCAAGCCCATGAAACGCTGCAGAGCCATTGGGCTTGCCATGTCCACCCTTGTGATTTTTATGTCTTGTTCCATACCCTTCGGTGTGTCACATGTGGTAGGTTACATTATGAATTCTAGACCTAGTTGGCGTGTGTATGCCCTGGTCTCCAGCAGCATCAGTGTCAGTCTTGACCCAATTGTATTCTATTGCTCCTCTAAAGCACTGCGTAACACATTTAGGGATTATAAACCAAGGCTCTTCATGTGCCTGCAGCACTGTTGCAGATGTTTAGTCACCAATTCCAGCTCTGATCACACCCAACATGAAGGCACAATCTTTGAAAACAATAAGccataa